The following coding sequences are from one Formosa haliotis window:
- a CDS encoding N-acetylmuramoyl-L-alanine amidase family protein — protein sequence MNCIFKGLRNWVGIQLLFFSIFSYSQTIENKLPIVIIDPGHGGTDSGAISKRGLKEKDVVFRIATEMVQSQNNTYHNFEIYLTRAGDSLISLKDRTVLANTLKADLFISLHCNHSENNKASGLEVYVHNQNGMYLRSSIATAFYLGKGLSQALHSEYRGVKFANFQVLRDTSMHMKSILIELGFLSNELDVRIFSKSKNLEFIAKSLLQIITKILEL from the coding sequence ATGAATTGCATTTTTAAAGGACTTAGGAATTGGGTGGGTATTCAGCTTTTATTCTTTTCAATATTTAGCTACTCACAAACAATCGAAAACAAATTACCTATAGTGATTATTGATCCTGGCCACGGAGGGACAGATTCGGGAGCTATAAGTAAGAGAGGTTTAAAAGAAAAGGATGTTGTTTTTAGAATTGCCACCGAAATGGTTCAATCTCAAAACAACACATATCATAATTTTGAAATCTATCTCACTAGAGCCGGAGATAGTTTAATTTCTTTAAAAGACAGAACCGTATTAGCGAATACACTAAAAGCAGATCTCTTTATTTCCTTGCATTGTAATCATTCCGAAAATAATAAGGCTAGTGGTCTGGAAGTATATGTGCATAATCAAAATGGAATGTATTTACGGTCATCTATAGCTACAGCTTTTTATTTGGGAAAAGGTTTATCACAAGCTCTACATTCCGAATATAGGGGTGTAAAATTTGCAAATTTTCAAGTACTAAGAGACACGAGCATGCATATGAAATCGATACTAATAGAACTCGGTTTTTTGTCGAATGAATTGGATGTTAGAATATTTTCAAAATCTAAGAATCTAGAATTTATAGCAAAAAGTTTATTACAAATCATTACTAAAATATTAGAACTATGA
- a CDS encoding AHH domain-containing protein yields MKNIRNLLKKSAYLLIIPLLFLGCENEEEPIEQTLEKQSNYKIEKLSYEDFELNEVATTEFKQLNLKKSTFSRQSYDSGLGFTVETDSLKYVENTITGVHSYNFPIVRYSLTANNLENLVLQSNTNGGYDAFIVEYGFSINDYNQLNKQFLGNTTTKYTPIDFDTSILDEHLSRSSSGWACTETWALALVPNNQGDLVGGTELYVWEWVLESRSCTYHGGGPGGGGGAGNSGPNGPNNGGGSNPSNPFPNDIDDSIITTPTNPDGTSAVPNILTNFLQPELTTAQSGWINSNSNADAVQILFDYILDNQSSLEAKNFVLEMIDVIREDNSLTDLNALNFVIEANNQNKVSNPFDNAFLTSVNQFMDINATASNPGIIQLQIYFSTKCAVLKFNHPDWSDAKVYWEASKDFVHIALDGFGMIPVVGEIADLTNGVLYLVEGDGVNATLSFAATVPIVGWGATAGKYVFKIIPSTIGPQVRLTWKVLANGTVYFGSAGSKLRKVLGITDSALHAHHLIPWAQRLHPVVQKAAKSGNLFHINEALNGIPRPSSLHLTGHSAYNTKTQQILNNLDPNASIDEAYDFVSGFASHIRTLITNNPNLNSGQIADLISYP; encoded by the coding sequence ATGAAAAACATACGAAACCTCTTGAAAAAATCAGCTTACTTACTAATAATACCTTTGCTATTTCTTGGCTGTGAAAATGAAGAAGAACCAATTGAACAAACTTTAGAAAAACAATCAAATTATAAAATTGAAAAATTAAGTTATGAAGATTTTGAGTTAAATGAAGTAGCAACGACTGAGTTTAAACAATTGAATCTAAAAAAGTCAACGTTTTCTAGACAATCTTATGACAGTGGTTTAGGGTTTACAGTTGAGACAGATTCATTAAAATATGTTGAAAATACTATAACAGGTGTTCACTCATACAATTTCCCTATTGTTAGATACTCATTAACTGCAAACAATTTAGAAAACCTAGTTTTGCAATCAAATACTAATGGCGGTTATGATGCGTTTATTGTAGAATATGGTTTTTCTATCAACGATTACAATCAATTAAATAAACAATTCCTCGGCAATACAACAACTAAATATACACCAATCGATTTTGACACTTCAATACTTGATGAACACCTATCTAGGTCTTCTAGTGGTTGGGCCTGTACAGAGACTTGGGCACTTGCCTTAGTTCCTAATAATCAGGGGGATTTAGTTGGAGGTACAGAACTGTATGTTTGGGAATGGGTTTTGGAATCTAGGTCTTGCACTTACCATGGTGGTGGTCCAGGTGGCGGAGGCGGAGCTGGAAATAGTGGTCCTAATGGGCCAAATAATGGAGGTGGTTCAAATCCTTCTAATCCATTTCCTAATGACATAGACGATTCAATTATTACCACACCAACCAACCCAGATGGTACTTCAGCAGTTCCAAATATCCTTACAAATTTCTTACAACCAGAATTAACTACTGCGCAATCTGGTTGGATAAATAGTAACAGTAATGCTGATGCCGTACAAATTCTTTTTGATTACATATTGGATAATCAAAGTTCTTTAGAAGCTAAGAATTTTGTTTTAGAAATGATTGATGTTATAAGAGAGGATAATTCTTTAACTGATTTAAATGCTTTAAATTTTGTGATAGAAGCTAATAATCAAAATAAAGTATCTAATCCTTTTGATAATGCCTTTTTAACTTCTGTAAATCAATTCATGGACATCAATGCAACCGCATCTAATCCGGGAATAATTCAATTACAAATTTATTTTTCTACAAAATGTGCTGTTTTAAAGTTTAACCACCCAGATTGGTCGGATGCTAAAGTATATTGGGAAGCTTCTAAAGATTTTGTACATATTGCTTTAGACGGTTTTGGAATGATTCCTGTTGTTGGAGAAATCGCTGATTTAACTAATGGCGTACTTTATCTAGTAGAAGGCGATGGTGTAAATGCTACTTTGAGTTTTGCAGCTACAGTACCTATTGTGGGTTGGGGAGCAACAGCAGGTAAGTATGTTTTTAAAATTATACCTTCAACTATAGGGCCACAAGTTAGACTCACTTGGAAAGTTTTAGCAAACGGAACGGTTTATTTTGGTTCAGCTGGCAGCAAATTAAGAAAAGTACTAGGCATAACTGATTCAGCTTTACATGCACATCATTTAATTCCTTGGGCACAAAGATTACATCCAGTAGTTCAAAAAGCAGCTAAATCAGGTAACTTATTTCATATAAATGAAGCATTAAATGGAATACCAAGACCTAGTAGTTTACATTTGACTGGTCACTCTGCTTATAATACAAAAACACAACAGATTCTCAATAACCTTGACCCAAATGCTTCCATAGATGAAGCTTATGATTTTGTTTCTGGATTTGCAAGTCATATAAGGACTTTGATTACTAACAACCCAAATTTAAACTCAGGGCAAATTGCAGATTTAATTAGTTATCCATAA
- a CDS encoding serine hydrolase: MTKQIFFSVAFLALSIFSAIAQTDKNSDLFIELKKQDSIFFERGFNKCDLDYLESHIAKDLKFYHDQSGFQDKNAFFENTQKYICSNSEQKPIRKVDTNSLDVFPLYNNGKIYGAIQKGVHHFYLRENGKEDVWTSTAKFTHIWILKNEIWKLSEVLSYDHQDPVVGSPKNDIEKLLKDNNVPALGIGIIENGKLTKVEVYGTLDKQTTAPYNAIFKVASLTKPIFALTTLKLIDKGLLDLEEPLYKYWIDPDIKNDKRYKELTPKIILTHQTGFPNWGYMTDSNKLTFQFDPGTKYQYSGEGFEYLRKAIENKLGKSIEELAKELLFTPLEMTDTRFWWDSGMDETRYAQNFNENGEKIKTVKYYEANAAANLLTTVEDYGKFLEYIINGAELSKKLYQEMIQHQVTLKENDFFGLGWEILTNFSNDEFALLHTGKDPGVSTLAIWFPKSKNGYLIFLNGDIVNNIYEELLTKRLYLGNELWNKR; the protein is encoded by the coding sequence ATGACAAAACAAATTTTCTTTAGCGTAGCTTTTCTTGCTTTATCTATTTTTAGCGCCATTGCACAAACAGATAAAAATTCAGATTTATTTATCGAACTCAAAAAGCAAGACAGCATTTTCTTTGAACGTGGGTTTAACAAATGTGATTTGGATTATTTAGAAAGTCACATAGCCAAAGATTTAAAATTTTACCACGACCAAAGTGGATTCCAAGATAAAAATGCCTTCTTCGAAAATACGCAAAAATACATCTGTTCTAATTCAGAACAAAAGCCAATCCGCAAAGTAGATACAAATAGTTTGGACGTATTTCCCCTCTATAACAATGGAAAAATATATGGTGCCATACAGAAAGGTGTCCATCATTTCTATTTAAGGGAAAATGGCAAAGAAGATGTATGGACCAGCACGGCAAAATTCACGCATATTTGGATTTTGAAAAATGAGATTTGGAAATTGAGCGAAGTGCTGAGTTACGACCATCAAGACCCTGTAGTTGGAAGCCCTAAAAATGATATTGAAAAATTATTGAAAGATAACAACGTTCCTGCATTGGGAATTGGAATAATTGAAAACGGGAAATTGACTAAAGTTGAAGTTTACGGAACATTGGATAAACAAACAACTGCACCTTATAATGCTATCTTCAAAGTAGCATCTTTGACAAAACCTATTTTTGCATTGACCACATTAAAACTGATTGACAAAGGACTACTGGATTTAGAGGAACCTTTATATAAATATTGGATTGACCCTGATATTAAAAATGATAAAAGATACAAGGAATTGACCCCAAAAATCATTTTAACGCACCAAACAGGTTTTCCAAATTGGGGTTATATGACTGATTCAAATAAACTGACTTTTCAGTTTGACCCCGGAACAAAATATCAATATTCGGGTGAAGGTTTTGAATATCTAAGAAAAGCCATTGAAAACAAACTGGGTAAAAGTATTGAAGAGCTTGCCAAAGAACTCTTGTTTACCCCTCTTGAAATGACAGACACCCGCTTCTGGTGGGATTCGGGAATGGACGAAACACGATATGCTCAAAACTTCAACGAGAACGGAGAAAAAATAAAAACTGTAAAATACTATGAAGCCAATGCTGCTGCAAATCTATTAACTACGGTGGAAGATTATGGTAAGTTTTTAGAATACATCATAAACGGGGCTGAACTTTCTAAAAAGCTATATCAAGAAATGATACAACATCAGGTAACGCTTAAAGAAAATGATTTCTTCGGATTAGGTTGGGAAATCTTAACTAACTTCAGCAATGATGAATTTGCATTATTACATACAGGCAAAGACCCAGGAGTAAGCACTTTAGCAATATGGTTTCCTAAATCAAAAAATGGCTATTTAATTTTCTTGAATGGTGATATTGTAAACAATATATATGAAGAATTACTGACCAAACGACTTTATCTTGGAAATGAATTGTGGAATAAAAGATAG
- a CDS encoding helix-turn-helix domain-containing protein, whose product MSKLKKNREKLNLTQEELSDKSGISIRTIQRIESGNEPKGQTLKILAKTLGIKENELLEKEEAQIEIKSTLIKIINLSSLPFTIIPPANIIIPLVIMSAKKQFNPLAKQIVSIQILWLIFAVIIFMLSSFMKNWFSLGNKFSLVVMIFLVLSNIFIILRNAAEIDKKGELFFRLNFSLI is encoded by the coding sequence ATGTCAAAACTGAAAAAGAACAGAGAAAAACTTAACTTGACACAGGAAGAACTTTCTGATAAATCAGGGATTTCTATAAGAACCATACAACGTATTGAGTCGGGGAATGAACCAAAAGGACAAACACTTAAAATATTAGCGAAGACCTTAGGAATAAAAGAAAATGAATTGCTTGAAAAAGAAGAAGCCCAAATTGAAATTAAGTCCACCTTAATAAAGATTATCAACCTTTCTTCATTGCCTTTCACTATAATCCCACCTGCAAATATTATTATTCCACTTGTTATAATGTCTGCCAAAAAGCAATTTAATCCATTGGCAAAGCAAATTGTTTCCATTCAAATTTTATGGCTAATCTTTGCTGTTATTATTTTTATGCTAAGCTCCTTTATGAAAAATTGGTTTTCGCTTGGAAATAAGTTTAGTCTAGTTGTTATGATTTTTTTGGTATTGTCAAACATATTCATAATCCTCAGAAATGCAGCAGAGATTGACAAAAAAGGCGAACTGTTTTTCCGTCTGAATTTCAGTCTCATATGA
- a CDS encoding C10 family peptidase, producing MPNQIAWNAILNNSTHEVAGLMEDAGQSVNMQYDCDESGAYTSDARNALVNTFGYSSSANYTNFNTNTIVQQLAMWNQPVKLRGQDPSGGGHAWVCDGYRRMTYTTIHNPGTYYEYETYTYSDFYLHMNWGWNDSFNTDNNWFFHGTPNVGWANFSTGYKMIINIHP from the coding sequence ATGCCCAATCAAATAGCATGGAATGCTATTCTAAACAATTCCACTCATGAAGTAGCAGGATTAATGGAAGATGCGGGACAATCTGTTAATATGCAATATGATTGTGATGAATCTGGTGCTTACACTTCCGATGCTCGCAATGCTCTTGTAAATACGTTTGGTTATTCCAGTTCTGCAAACTATACAAACTTTAATACAAATACAATTGTTCAGCAATTGGCAATGTGGAATCAACCAGTAAAATTAAGAGGTCAAGACCCTTCTGGTGGTGGTCACGCTTGGGTATGTGATGGATATAGAAGAATGACATACACCACAATTCATAATCCGGGGACATACTATGAATACGAAACCTACACATATAGTGACTTTTATTTACATATGAATTGGGGATGGAATGACAGTTTCAACACAGACAATAATTGGTTTTTTCATGGCACTCCTAATGTAGGTTGGGCTAATTTTTCGACAGGATACAAAATGATTATAAATATTCACCCTTAA
- a CDS encoding IS1182 family transposase, with amino-acid sequence MKFIPGKDRKQTCLFPVSLEDSIEYENSVRSIDQFVNSLNLAELGFRSDFTENGPPAYNPAVLLKLYIYGYMNRIRSSRQLEKECKRNIEVMWLLESLAPDHNTISNFRKDNAKAIKKVFFATVQMARNFGLIGATLIAGDSTKFRAQNSKKNNFNKKKIQRHIDYIDNKLEQYNKALEQSDSENEKEEIKKDIDKHQGRRKEYEKLNAQLKASGEPQISTSDPDSKHLIVRNNITEVAYCVQSTVDADHNIPFDYLVTNKNDSKAMGQMLQRAKTILGTNTFTALYDKGYHTGSEFKTANKLGIKTLVAIPGIGRASQAPDPNYNSEHFKYNKEHDTYTCPQGNILKSNGSTYKGRNYRFKQYKTNKCKACPARALCTTSKANGKVVQRSEFHKYIEANAKSVLQNPDAYKKRQAIVEHPYGTIKRQWSFDHIITKKTMQRASADVGFMFIAYNLKRIWNIIRKTNTPRVQAHRSLIMLFTAILTSFEEPYKQNSKYRILAPV; translated from the coding sequence ATGAAATTCATACCTGGAAAAGACCGAAAACAGACCTGCCTTTTTCCTGTTTCTCTTGAAGATTCTATAGAATATGAGAACAGCGTAAGGTCTATAGATCAATTTGTAAATTCACTTAACCTTGCAGAACTAGGATTCCGTTCAGACTTTACCGAAAACGGTCCTCCAGCCTATAACCCAGCTGTTCTTCTCAAACTTTACATCTACGGATACATGAACCGTATTCGTTCTTCAAGACAATTAGAAAAGGAATGTAAACGAAACATTGAAGTCATGTGGCTGCTTGAATCGTTAGCTCCAGATCACAACACCATCAGCAATTTCAGAAAAGATAATGCAAAGGCTATTAAAAAAGTGTTCTTTGCTACCGTGCAAATGGCACGTAATTTTGGGCTTATAGGCGCTACACTTATTGCTGGAGACAGTACTAAGTTTAGAGCTCAGAATAGTAAGAAAAACAATTTTAATAAGAAGAAAATACAGCGTCACATAGATTATATTGACAATAAATTAGAACAATACAACAAAGCTCTTGAACAAAGTGATAGTGAAAATGAAAAAGAGGAAATTAAGAAAGATATTGATAAGCATCAAGGTCGCAGAAAAGAATACGAAAAACTAAATGCACAGTTGAAGGCTTCGGGAGAACCACAAATTTCTACCTCTGATCCCGATAGCAAGCATTTAATTGTGCGTAACAATATTACTGAAGTTGCTTACTGTGTACAATCTACTGTAGACGCAGATCATAATATTCCGTTCGACTACTTGGTTACCAATAAAAACGACTCCAAGGCTATGGGACAGATGTTACAAAGAGCTAAAACTATTTTAGGAACGAACACCTTTACGGCGCTCTATGACAAAGGATATCATACAGGAAGTGAATTTAAAACTGCTAATAAACTAGGTATTAAAACCCTTGTTGCTATCCCTGGAATAGGAAGAGCATCGCAAGCTCCAGATCCTAACTATAACTCAGAACATTTTAAATATAATAAAGAACACGACACCTATACTTGCCCACAAGGAAACATACTTAAAAGTAATGGCAGCACTTATAAAGGGCGTAATTATCGTTTCAAACAATACAAAACAAACAAATGTAAAGCTTGCCCCGCAAGAGCATTATGTACCACGTCTAAAGCAAATGGAAAAGTAGTACAACGCAGTGAATTCCATAAATATATTGAAGCCAACGCAAAGAGTGTATTGCAAAATCCTGATGCTTATAAAAAACGCCAAGCCATTGTAGAGCATCCTTACGGAACCATAAAACGCCAGTGGAGTTTTGATCATATCATAACTAAAAAAACGATGCAACGCGCTAGTGCAGATGTAGGGTTTATGTTTATTGCCTATAACTTAAAAAGAATTTGGAATATCATTAGAAAAACCAATACACCTCGTGTTCAAGCTCACAGGTCTTTAATTATGCTTTTTACAGCTATTCTAACAAGTTTTGAAGAACCCTACAAACAAAATTCAAAATATAGAATCTTAGCTCCCGTCTAA
- a CDS encoding TlpA disulfide reductase family protein — MKFITKLIPLLTIVFFFNCSSEKDQFLEINGKTVGTDTESILLVKAGQYFDSDSIIEIPVTDGKFHYKTKLDFPESVELFLGEAKNQGGRYMPLFLNNEKIDLTIYSEEEFDKNQVIGGKLNSEFKKYKENYDNKFNSRIKPLQDSISLLFENDQYNSDKAKLLYAELRKTKSHDEKIIIYEKLGDLKEANQHLSPKAEIIVNKLKPIYEEQKKFQQEYIENNPSIVSYSFFIKDLMYDKENMDINLAKNNLRILSVANPNHPYNKLASNLTNAIENIKVGKKYTDFSAPDLNGNEIKLSDKIDGKIALLDLWATWCGPCIAKSRTMIPLYDEFKDKGFTIIGVAGERKNTDRLVRFLEKEKWPWQNLVELDKQNNIWQKYNVDGGGGGIFLIDEKGVILAKDPTAEEVRKELESRLN, encoded by the coding sequence ATGAAATTTATTACAAAACTTATCCCACTTTTAACAATTGTATTTTTCTTCAATTGTTCGTCTGAAAAAGACCAGTTTCTTGAAATTAACGGAAAAACAGTTGGAACAGATACCGAGTCAATTCTCTTAGTTAAAGCAGGTCAATATTTTGACTCTGATTCTATAATTGAAATACCCGTTACAGATGGAAAATTTCATTATAAAACAAAATTAGATTTCCCTGAATCTGTTGAATTGTTCTTGGGAGAAGCAAAAAATCAAGGAGGTAGATATATGCCTTTATTTTTGAACAATGAAAAAATTGATTTAACTATTTACTCTGAAGAAGAGTTTGACAAAAATCAAGTTATTGGTGGCAAACTAAATTCTGAATTTAAAAAATATAAAGAAAATTATGACAATAAATTCAACTCAAGAATAAAACCATTACAAGATAGTATAAGTTTATTATTTGAAAATGACCAATATAATAGTGATAAGGCAAAATTACTTTATGCAGAATTAAGAAAAACCAAAAGTCACGATGAAAAAATTATTATCTATGAAAAACTTGGGGATTTAAAAGAAGCCAATCAACATTTAAGTCCAAAAGCAGAAATAATAGTAAACAAATTAAAACCAATTTACGAAGAGCAAAAAAAGTTTCAGCAAGAATACATAGAAAACAATCCTTCTATTGTATCATATTCATTTTTTATAAAAGACCTTATGTACGACAAAGAGAATATGGATATTAATTTGGCTAAAAATAATCTTCGAATACTTTCAGTAGCAAACCCTAATCATCCTTACAATAAATTGGCTTCAAACTTAACAAATGCAATAGAAAACATTAAAGTCGGAAAAAAATATACGGATTTTTCTGCACCTGACTTAAATGGAAATGAAATCAAACTTTCCGATAAAATTGATGGGAAAATAGCATTATTAGATTTGTGGGCAACTTGGTGTGGGCCTTGTATAGCTAAAAGCAGAACGATGATTCCTCTATATGATGAGTTTAAAGACAAAGGCTTTACAATAATAGGAGTTGCAGGCGAAAGAAAAAATACTGACAGATTGGTCAGATTTCTTGAAAAAGAAAAATGGCCTTGGCAAAACTTGGTGGAACTGGATAAACAAAATAATATATGGCAAAAATATAATGTAGATGGCGGAGGAGGCGGAATATTCCTAATTGACGAAAAGGGAGTTATTTTAGCTAAAGATCCAACAGCAGAGGAGGTTAGAAAAGAATTAGAATCTCGACTGAATTAA
- a CDS encoding IS1182 family transposase encodes MKFIPGKDRKQTCLFPVSLDDSIEYENSVRSIDQFVNSLNLAELGFRSDFTENGPPAYNPAVLLKLYIYGYMNRIRSSRQLEKECKRNIEVMWLLESLAPDHNTISNFRKDNAKAIKKVFFATVQMARNFGLIGATLIAGDSTKFRAQNSKKNNFNKKKIQRHIDYIDNKLEQYNKALEQSDSENEKEEIKKDIDKHQDRRKEYEKLNAQLKASGEPQISTSDPDSKHLIVRNNITEVAYCVQSTVDADHNIPFDYLVTNKNDSKAMGQMLQRAKTILGTNTFTALYDKGYHTGSEFKTANKLGIKTLVAIPGIGRASQAPDPNYNSEHFKYNKEHDTYTCPQGNILKSNGSTYKGRNYRFKQYKTNKCKACPARALCTTSKANGKVVQRSEFHKYIEANAKSVLQNPDAYKKRQAIVEHPYGTIKRQWSFDHIMTKKTMQRASADVGFMFIAYNLKRIWNIIRKTNTPLVQDQWSLIRLIKAILTGFEEAYKQNSKYRILAAN; translated from the coding sequence ATGAAATTCATACCTGGAAAAGACCGAAAACAGACCTGCCTTTTTCCTGTTTCTCTTGATGATTCTATAGAATATGAGAACAGCGTAAGGTCTATAGATCAATTTGTAAATTCACTTAACCTTGCAGAACTAGGATTCCGTTCAGACTTTACCGAAAACGGTCCTCCAGCCTATAACCCAGCTGTTCTTCTCAAACTTTACATCTACGGATACATGAACCGTATTCGTTCTTCAAGACAATTAGAAAAGGAATGTAAACGAAACATTGAAGTCATGTGGCTGCTTGAATCGTTAGCTCCAGATCACAACACCATCAGCAATTTCAGAAAAGATAATGCAAAGGCTATTAAAAAAGTGTTCTTTGCTACCGTGCAAATGGCACGTAATTTTGGGCTAATAGGCGCTACTCTTATAGCTGGAGACAGTACTAAGTTTAGAGCTCAGAATAGTAAGAAAAACAATTTTAATAAGAAGAAAATACAGCGTCACATAGATTATATTGACAATAAATTAGAACAATACAACAAAGCTCTTGAACAAAGTGATAGTGAAAATGAAAAAGAGGAAATTAAGAAAGATATTGATAAGCATCAAGATCGCAGAAAAGAATACGAAAAACTAAATGCACAGTTGAAGGCTTCGGGAGAACCACAAATTTCTACCTCTGATCCCGATAGCAAGCATTTAATTGTGCGTAACAATATTACTGAAGTTGCTTACTGTGTACAATCTACTGTAGACGCAGATCATAATATTCCGTTCGACTACTTGGTTACCAATAAAAACGACTCCAAGGCTATGGGACAGATGTTACAAAGAGCTAAAACTATTTTAGGAACGAACACCTTTACGGCGCTCTATGACAAAGGATATCATACGGGAAGTGAATTTAAAACTGCAAATAAACTAGGTATTAAAACCCTTGTTGCTATCCCTGGAATAGGAAGAGCATCGCAAGCTCCAGATCCTAACTATAACTCAGAACATTTTAAATATAATAAAGAACACGACACCTATACTTGCCCACAAGGAAACATACTTAAAAGTAATGGCAGCACTTATAAAGGGCGTAATTATCGTTTCAAACAATACAAAACAAACAAATGTAAAGCTTGCCCCGCAAGAGCATTATGCACAACGTCTAAAGCAAATGGAAAAGTAGTACAACGCAGTGAATTCCATAAATATATTGAAGCCAACGCAAAGAGCGTATTGCAAAATCCTGATGCTTATAAAAAACGCCAAGCCATTGTAGAGCATCCTTACGGAACCATAAAACGTCAGTGGAGTTTTGATCATATCATGACTAAAAAAACGATGCAACGCGCTAGTGCAGATGTAGGGTTTATGTTTATTGCATATAACTTAAAAAGAATTTGGAATATCATTAGAAAAACCAATACACCTCTTGTTCAAGATCAATGGTCTTTAATTAGGCTTATTAAAGCTATTCTAACAGGTTTTGAAGAAGCTTACAAACAAAATTCAAAATATAGAATCTTAGCTGCCAACTAA
- a CDS encoding IS1182 family transposase — protein sequence MKFIPGKDRKQTCLFPVSLEDSIEYENSVRSIDQFVNSLNLAELGFRSDFTENGPPAYNPAVLLKLYIYGYMNRIRSSRQLEKECKRNIEVMWLLESLAPDHNTISNFRKDNAKAIKKVFFATVQMARNFGLIGATLIAGDSTKFRAQNSKKNNFNKKKIQRHIDYIDNKLEQYNKALEQSDSENEKEEIKKDIDKHQGRRKEYEKLNAQLKASGEPQISTSDPDSKHLIVRNNITEVAYYVQSTVDADHNIPFDYLVTNKNDSKAMGQMLQRAKTILGTNTFTALYDKGYHTGSEFKTANKLGIKTLVAIPGIGRASQAPDPNYNSEHFKYNKEHDTYTCPQGNILKSNGSTYKGRNYRFKQYKTNKCKACPARALCTTSKANGKVVQRSEFHKYIEANAKSVLQNPDAYKKRQAIVEHPYGTIKRQWSFDHIITKKTMQRASADVGFMFIAYNLKRIWNIIRKTNTPRVQAHRSLIMLFTAILTSFEEPYKQNSKYRILAPV from the coding sequence ATGAAATTCATACCTGGAAAAGACCGAAAACAGACCTGCCTTTTTCCTGTTTCTCTTGAAGATTCTATAGAATATGAGAACAGCGTAAGGTCTATAGATCAATTTGTAAATTCACTTAACCTTGCAGAACTAGGATTCCGTTCAGACTTTACCGAAAACGGTCCTCCAGCCTATAACCCAGCTGTTCTTCTCAAACTTTACATCTACGGATACATGAACCGTATTCGTTCTTCAAGACAATTAGAAAAGGAATGTAAACGAAACATTGAAGTCATGTGGCTGCTTGAATCGTTAGCTCCAGATCACAACACCATCAGCAATTTCAGAAAAGATAATGCAAAGGCTATTAAAAAAGTGTTCTTTGCTACCGTGCAAATGGCACGTAATTTTGGGCTTATAGGCGCTACACTTATTGCTGGAGACAGTACTAAGTTTAGAGCTCAGAATAGTAAGAAAAACAATTTTAATAAGAAGAAAATACAGCGTCACATAGATTATATTGACAATAAATTAGAACAATACAACAAAGCTCTTGAACAAAGTGATAGTGAAAATGAAAAAGAGGAAATTAAGAAAGATATTGATAAGCATCAAGGTCGCAGAAAAGAATACGAAAAACTAAATGCACAGTTGAAGGCTTCGGGAGAACCACAAATTTCTACCTCTGATCCCGATAGCAAGCATTTAATTGTGCGTAACAATATTACTGAAGTTGCTTACTATGTACAATCTACTGTAGACGCAGATCATAATATTCCGTTCGACTACTTGGTTACCAATAAAAACGACTCCAAGGCTATGGGACAGATGTTACAAAGAGCTAAAACTATTTTAGGAACGAACACCTTTACGGCGCTCTATGACAAAGGATATCATACAGGAAGTGAATTTAAAACTGCTAATAAACTAGGTATTAAAACCCTTGTTGCTATCCCTGGAATAGGAAGAGCATCGCAAGCTCCAGATCCTAACTATAACTCAGAACATTTTAAATATAATAAAGAACACGACACCTATACTTGCCCACAAGGAAACATACTTAAAAGTAATGGCAGCACTTATAAAGGGCGTAATTATCGTTTCAAACAATACAAAACAAACAAATGTAAAGCTTGCCCCGCAAGAGCATTATGTACCACGTCTAAAGCAAATGGAAAAGTAGTACAACGCAGTGAATTCCATAAATATATTGAAGCCAACGCAAAGAGTGTATTGCAAAATCCTGATGCTTATAAAAAACGCCAAGCCATTGTAGAGCATCCTTACGGAACCATAAAACGCCAGTGGAGTTTTGATCATATCATAACTAAAAAAACGATGCAACGCGCTAGTGCAGATGTAGGGTTTATGTTTATTGCCTATAACTTAAAAAGAATTTGGAATATCATTAGAAAAACCAATACACCTCGTGTTCAAGCTCACAGGTCTTTAATTATGCTTTTTACAGCTATTCTAACAAGTTTTGAAGAACCCTACAAACAAAATTCAAAATATAGAATCTTAGCTCCCGTCTAA